Proteins co-encoded in one Syngnathoides biaculeatus isolate LvHL_M chromosome 22, ASM1980259v1, whole genome shotgun sequence genomic window:
- the LOC133495564 gene encoding potassium voltage-gated channel subfamily H member 4-like, producing the protein MPVMKGLLAPQNTFLDNIATRFDGTHSNFLLGNAQGQRGYPIVYCSDGFCELTGFTRTEVMQKNCSCRFLRGADTSERVAQQMEKALEGRQEYQAQVHFYRKNGVAFWCLLDIVPIKNEKGEMVLFLFSFKDITDSHGKCHHNSRREVSEEDKRRRRKGSSHLSEARKRGRNILYRLTSRFSRGGKGDIDAGGMSTERPSLPEYKVAAVQRSRFLLLHYSVSKALWDWLILLATFYVAVTVPYNVSFTPRDDDAVAAGRSTIVSDIAVEMLFIADIILNFRTTFVSQSGQVVYRSRSICIHYATTWFFVDLVAALPFDLLYAFNITVTSLVHLLKTVRLLRLLRLLQKLDRYSQYSAMVLTLLMSVFALLAHWMACIWYMIGRKELETSESWEIGWLHELGKRLETPYANTTVGGPSVRSSYIAALYFTLSSLTSVGFGNVCANTDAEKIFSICTMLVGALMHALVFGNVTAIIQRMYSRRSLYHTRMKDLKDFIRVHGLPQQLKQRMLEYFQTTWSVNNGIDANELLHDFPDELRADIAMHLNKDILQLPVFKGASRGCLRSLSLHIKTSFCVPGEYLIRQGDALHANYFVCSGSLEVLKDGVVLAILGKGDLIGCDLPESERVIKANADVKALTYCDLQYVGVRGLREVLRLYPEYAGVFASDIHSNITYNLREGSQEQGLGRFSRSPGIPHEPRWTPTAEGKLEDSWDRFHSSPSARSRHNLLLPSLSSPVRRTSLGNLLGDELRQFNALRRCRSPNLGRGSSSRTPAKPERDSSPNSDGDERKPSELLVPVVTCFGPPELSPRVVDGIEDNGGTFHFNVERGGPAARRGSSGTRDSTQANARLPPETDEVRQSIGQLHQKLADLNREVSELAAGLRRMTDLLQPNPSAHRNSRLQETAPAHPGYRSHPASVHQCHGTTLVAPPVPWTRGGFPGGGLASPTVISQSQPALCPRADADPLTAPPSPGLYPLPGLTPTSNEDIHRLIRDSDSPFVPDSMLRVDRPGLDRSSLECLLGSRRDSESTSRSSVGVQTQNSEQSWCLDLTD; encoded by the exons ACAGCAACTTCCTGCTGGGCAACGCGCAGGGCCAGCGCGGCTACCCCATCGTGTACTGCTCGGACGGCTTCTGCGAGCTGACGGGCTTCACGCGGACCGAGGTCATGCAGAAGAACTGCAGCTGCCGCTTCCTGCGCGGCGCCGACACCAGCGAGCGCGTGGCCCAGCAGATGGAGAAGGCGCTGGAGGGCCGCCAGGAGTACCAGGCCCAGGTGCACTTCTACCGCAAGAACG GGGTCGCCTTCTGGTGCCTGCTGGACATCGTGCCCATCAAGAACGAGAAGGGTGAGATGGTTCTCTTCCTGTTCTCCTTCAAGGACATCACCGACAGCCACGGGAAATGTCACCACAACAGCAGGAGGGAAG TTTCGGAGGAGGACAAGCGTCGGCGGAGGAAGGGCAGCTCCCACCTGAGCGAGGCCCGCAAGCGAGGGCGCAACATCTTGTACCGGCTCACCAGCCGCTTCTCCCGGGGCGGCAAAGGCGACATCGACGCCGGTGGA ATGTCGACGGAGCGGCCGTCGCTCCCGGAGTACAAGGTGGCGGCGGTGCAGCGTTCTCGCTTCCTGCTGCTGCACTACAGCGTGTCCAAGGCGCTGTGGGACTGGCTGATCCTGCTGGCCACCTTCTACGTGGCCGTCACCGTCCCGTACAACGTCAGCTTCACCCCccgcgacgacgacgccgtcgcCGCCGGCCGCTCCACCATCGTCAGCGACATCGCCGTGGAGATGCTCTTCATCGCAG ACATAATCCTGAACTTCCGCACGACCTTCGTGAGCCAGTCGGGTCAGGTGGTGTACCGGTCTCGCTCCATTTGCATTCACTACGCCACCACTTGGTTCTTTGTGGACCTGGTGGCCGCTCTGCCCTTTGACCTCCTCTATGCCTTCAACATCACAGTG ACGTCGCTGGTGCACTTGCTGAAGACGGTGCGTCTGCTGAGGCTCCTGCGACTGCTGCAGAAGCTGGACCGCTACTCGCAGTACAGCGCCATGGTTCTCACGCTGCTCATGTCTGTGTTCGCCCTGCTGGCGCACTGGATGGCCTGCATCTGGTACATGATCGGGCGCAAGGAGCTGGAGACCAGTGAGTCCTGGGAAATCG GGTGGCTTCACGAGCTGGGCAAGCGTCTGGAGACCCCCTATGCCAACACCACAGTGGGGGGGCCGTCGGTGCGTAGCTCGTACATAGCCGCCCTCTACTTCACCCTCAGCAGCCTGACCAGCGTGGGCTTCGGCAACGTCTGCGCCAACACGGATGCGGAGAAGATCTTCTCCATCTGCACCATGCTAGTGGGCG CGCTGATGCACGCGCTGGTCTTCGGGAACGTGACGGCCATCATCCAGCGCATGTACTCGCGCCGTTCTCTCTACCACACCCGCATGAAGGACCTGAAGGACTTCATCCGCGTGCACGGTCTTCCCCAGCAGCTCAAACAGCGGATGCTCGAGTACTTCCAGACCACCTGGTCCGTCAACAACGGCATAGACGCCAACGAG CTCCTGCACGACTTCCCGGACGAGCTTCGCGCCGACATCGCCATGCACCTGAACAAGGACATCCTGCAGCTGCCCGTCTTCAAGGGCGCCAGCCGCGGGTGCCTGCGTTCGCTCTCTCTGCACATCAAGACCTCCTTCTGCGTGCCCGGCGAGTACCTGATCCGCCAGGGCGACGCGCTGCACGCCAACTACTTCGTGTGCTCCGGCTCCCTGGAGGTGCTCAAGGACGGCGTGGTGCTGGCCATACTGG GGAAAGGCGACCTGATCGGCTGCGACCTGCCGGAGAGCGAGCGGGTCATCAAGGCCAACGCCGACGTGAAGGCGCTGACATACTGCGACCTCCAGTACGTGGGCGTGCGCGGCCTGCGCGAGGTCCTCCGGCTTTACCCCGAGTACGCCGGCGTCTTCGCCTCCGACATCCACAGCAACATCACCTACAACCTGCGCGAGGGCAGCCAGGAACAG GGTCTCGGCAGGTTTTCAAGGTCGCCCGGGATCCCACAT GAGCCTCGATGGACTCCCACGGCGGAAGGCAAGCTCGAGGACTCCTGGGACCGCTTCCACTCGTCTCCGTCGGCACGGTCCCGCCACAACCTGTTGCTGCCCAGCCTCAGCAGCCCCGTGCGACGCACCTCCCTGGGAAACCTGCTGGGCGACGAGCTGCGGCAGTTCAACGCGCTGCGACGCTGCCGCTCGCCCAACCTCGGCCGCGGCTCTTCATCTCGGACGCCGGCAAAACCGGAGCGAGACTCCTCTCCAAACAGCGACGGCGATGAGCGCAAGCCGTCTGAGCTCCTCGTCCCCGTCGTCACCTGCTTCGGCCCGCCGGAACTTAGTCCAAG GGTCGTGGACGGCATCGAGGACAACGGGGGTACGTTTCATTTCAACGTGGAGCGCGGAGGCCCCGCAGCCAGAAGAGGAAGTAGCGGAACCCGAG ATTCCACGCAAGCGAACGCTCGTCTGCCGCCGGAGACCGACGAGGTCCGGCAGAGCATCGGTCAACTCCaccaaaag CTGGCCGACTTAAACCGCGAAGTATCGGAGCTGGCCGCCGGCCTGCGCCGCATGACGGACCTCCTCCAGCCCAATCCGAGCGCCCATCGGAACTCCCGCCTCCAGGAGACGGCGCCCGCCCACCCGGGCTACCGCAGCCACCCTGCCTCTGTCCACCAATGTCACGGGACCACCTTGGTCGCCCCACCGGTGCCGTGGACGCGAGGTGGCTTCCCCGGCGGAGGTCTCGCCAGCCCGACCGTCATCAGCCAATCCCAACCCGCTTTGTGCCCGCGGGCCGACGCGGACCCCCTCACCGCGCCCCCGTCTCCCGGTTTGTACCCTCTTCCCGGCCTGACCCCGACCTCCAACGAGGATATTCACCGTTTAATCCGAGATTCGGATTCTCCTTTTGTCCCTGATTCTATGCTCCGAGTGGACCGCCCCGGTCTGGACCGCTCCAGTCTGGAGTGCCTGCTGGGCAGCCGCAGGGACAGCGAAAGCACGTCCAGGTCCAGTGTTGGCGTGCAGACGCAGAACAGCGAGCAGTCGTGGTGTCTGGACCtcacggattaa
- the oat gene encoding ornithine aminotransferase, mitochondrial, translating into MKSMILQLARSLRSSASLGLLRGVHSAARPASTHKSGKSVTPEEIYAREHKYGAHNYHPLPVALERGEGVYVWDVEGSRYYDFLSAYSAVNQGHCHPKIVAALTAQASKLTLTSRAFYNDVLGAYEEYVTAMFGYDKVLPMNTGVEGCETACKLARKWAYNVKGVPENKAKIIFADGNFWGRTLAAISSSTDPSSYKGFGPFMPGFELVPFNDISALEKALQDPHVAAFMVEPIQGEAGVVVPDAGYLTKVRELCTRHNVLWIADEVQTGLARTGRRLAVDHEQARPDIVVLGKALSGGVYPVSGVLCDDEVMLTIKPGEHGSTYGGNPVACRVAIAALQVIEDEKLADNAERMGQLLRSELGKLPSDIVTAVRGKGLLNAVVIKETKDYDAWKVCLRLRDNGLLAKPTHGDIIRLAPPLIINESQMRECVDIIHRTVTSL; encoded by the exons ATGAAGTCAATGATTCTCCAGCTCGCTCGCAGCCTGCGGAGCTCGGCGTCGCTCGGCCTCCTCCGTGGCGTCCACTCGGCGGCGCGTCCCGCCTCCACGCACAAGTCAGGAAAGAGCGTCACCCCCGAGGAGATCTACGCTCGCGAGCACAAGTATGGCGCGCACAATTACCATCCCCTGCCCGTCGCGCTGGAGAGGGGCGAGG GCGTCTACGTGTGGGACGTTGAAGGCAGCCGCTACTACGACTTCCTGAGCGCCTACAGCGCCGTCAACCAGGGCCACTGCCACCCCAAGATCGTCGCCGCCCTCACCGCTCAAGCCTCCAAGCTCACGCTGACCTCCCGGGCCTTCTACAACGACGTGCTGGGCGCCTACGAGGAGTACGTGACCGCCATGTTTGGCTACGACAAGGTCTTACCCATGAACACCG GGGTGGAGGGCTGCGAGACGGCCTGCAAGCTGGCCCGCAAGTGGGCCTACAACGTCAAGGGCGTCCCCGAAAACAAAGCCAAGATTATTTTTGCCG ATGGGAACTTCTGGGGCCGCACCCTGGCAGCAATCTCCAGCTCCACGGACCCCAGCAGCTACAAAGGCTTCGGCCCGTTCATGCCCGGCTTTGAGCTGGTCCCGTTCAACGACATTTCCGCCCTTGAG AAAGCCCTGCAAGACCCGCACGTCGCCGCCTTCATGGTGGAGCCCATCCAGGGCGAAGCGGGCGTGGTGGTGCCCGACGCCGGCTACCTGACCAAAGTCAGGGAGCTGTGCACGAGGCACAAT GTGCTGTGGATCGCCGACGAGGTGCAGACGGGCTTGGCGCGGACCGGCCGGCGCCTGGCCGTGGACCACGAGCAAGCCCGTCCAGATATTGTCGTCCTGGGAAAAGCTCTCTCGGGGGGAGTCTACCCT GTGTCTGGCGTGCTGTGCGACGACGAGGTCATGCTAACCATCAAGCCCGGGGAGCACGGGTCCACGTACGGGGGGAACCCCGTCGCTTGTCGGGTGGCCATCGCCGCCCTCCAG GTAATCGAGGACGAGAAGCTGGCAGACAACGCCGAGCGAATGGGCCAGCTGCTGCGCTCGGAGCTGGGCAAGCTGCCGTCCGACATCGTGACGGCCGTGCGGGGCAAGGGCCTGCTCAACGCCGTCGTCATCAAAGAAACCAAAG ACTACGACGCGTGGAAGGTGTGCCTGCGCCTGCGCGACAACGGCCTGCTGGCCAAGCCCACCCACGGCGACATCATCCGCCTGGCCCCGCCCCTCATCATCAACGAGTCCCAGATGAGGGAGTGCGTCGACATCATCCACAGAACCGTCACGTCGCTCTAA
- the LOC133495565 gene encoding carbohydrate sulfotransferase 15-like, translating into MDSSRSSSESRTLSHVDYKYSLLASDGDDYLKRPLLLQVDAAPMNLFAVLEVKPEPPGRRSVPGFFRRARLCGVLLCTAVTFVIVASYVLTGDRKDLLLTPSPYHRLLSPAGPLAFNLSSVRDDAHLQSVVKSIASRVEFHAGRQLPEVKDLIHSEQHMFSVTPRRFLPGFRNPCWYEEYAGNVTSDPYRANSYARYARSFRAVFQHLRSTFRKNLLSRDGKLFRIRCLPYFYIIGQPKCGTTDLYDRLRLHPDVKFSTFKEPHWWTRKRFGIVRLSEGFQDRYPVEDYLDLFDQAAHLIQGSPPANGSGTPARPDLIIGEASASTMWDNNAWVHFYDNASAGGEPPFLIQDFLHALQPDARFVVILRDPVERLYSDYLYFGIANKSAEDFHEKVSESLQLLDGCLADFTLRSCVYNTTLNNAMPVRLQVGLYAVYLLDWLSVFGRDQILVLRLEDHASDRKRTMHTVFRFLGLDPLSPQMESELDRSPASNSRRPADKNLGPMLPATQTVLRHFYAPFNRKLAQVLRNDSFLWHARV; encoded by the exons ATGGACAGTAGCCGAAGCTCCTCCGAGTCGCGGACTCTGAGCCACGTGGACTACAAGTACAGCCTGCTGGCTTCAGACGGGGACGACTATCTCAAGAGGCCGCTGCTGCTTCAGGTGGACGCGGCGCCCATGAACCTGTTCGCCGTCCTGGAGGTGAAGCCCGAGCCCCCGGGGAGGCGCAGCGTGCCGGGCTTCTTCCGCAGGGCGCGCCTGTGCGGCGTCCTTCTCTGCACGGCCGTCACGTTCGTCATCGTGGCCTCGTACGTCCTGACGGGGGACAGGAAGGACCTCCTGCTCACGCCGTCGCCTTATCACCGCTTGCTCAGCCCCGCGGGACCTTTGGCCTTCAACTTGTCGTCGGTCAGGGACGACGCGCACTTGCAGTCGGTGGTCAAGTCCATCGCGTCCAGGGTGGAGTTCCACGCCGGACGACAGTTGCCGGAGGTCAAGGACCTGATTCACAGTGAGCAACAT ATGTTTTCCGTCACCCCCCGCCGATTCCTCCCGGGCTTCCGCAACCCCTGCTGGTACGAGGAGTACGCCGGCAACGTGACGTCGGACCCGTACCGCGCAAACTCGTACGCGCGCTACGCTCGCAGCTTCCGCGCCGTCTTCCAGCACTTGAGGAGCACGTTCCGGAAAAACTTGCTGAGCCGCGACGGGAAACTCTTCCGCATCCGCTGCCTGCCGTACTTTTACATCATCGGACAGCCAAAGTGCGGCACCACCGACCTTTACGACCGCTTGCGGCTGCACCCCGACGTCAAGTTCTCCACCTTCAAAGAGCCGCACTGGTGGACCCGCAAGAGGTTCG GGATCGTCCGTCTGAGCGAGGGCTTCCAGGACCGCTACCCGGTGGAGGACTACCTGGACTTGTTCGACCAGGCCGCTCACCTCATCCAAGGCAGCCCGCCGGCCAACGGCAGCGGGACGCCCGCTCGCCCCGACCTCATCATCG GTGAAGCCAGCGCCTCCACCATGTGGGACAACAACGCCTGGGTGCACTTCTACGACAACGCCAGCGCCGGGGGGGAGCCGCCCTTCCTCATCCAGGACTTCCTGCACGCCCTGCAGCCCGACGCCCGCTTCGTCGTCATCCTCAGGGACCCGGTGGAAAG gctctACTCGGACTACTTGTACTTCGGCATCGCCAACAAGTCGGCGGAGGATTTCCACGAGAAGGTGTCCGAGTCCCTGCAGCTGTTGGACGGCTGCCTCGCCGACTTCACGCTTCGCTCCTGCGTCTACAACACCACCCTCAACAACGCCATGCCC GTGCGACTGCAGGTGGGCCTCTACGCCGTCTACTTACTGGACTGGCTGAGCGTCTTCGGGCGGGATCAGATCCTGGTCCTCAGGCTGGAGGACCACGCCTCGGACAGGAAGCGCACCATGCACACCGTCTTCCGCTTCCTCGGCCTCG ATCCCCTGAGCCCGCAAATGGAGTCGGAACTGGACAGAAGCCCGGCGTCCAATAGCAGGAGGCCGGCCGACAAGAACCTGGGCCCCATGCTGCCCGCCACTCAAACGGTCCTCCGGCACTTCTACGCGCCCTTCAACCGCAAACTGGCCCAGGTCTTGCGCAATGACTCCTTCCTGTGGCACGCCCGAGTATGA